Genomic window (Triticum dicoccoides isolate Atlit2015 ecotype Zavitan unplaced genomic scaffold, WEW_v2.0 scaffold59215, whole genome shotgun sequence):
ACAAAGGATATGCATAATTAAATTGGCTGAGcacaggaagcatggtagagatcaGGCACAAATGACAGTGTAAAAATGGTACATAATAGTAAATATGAAACGAGGGAATCACTGCCTTCATCTCATTAAACGATAAAAGGCATGTTCGATAGAGCCTAGTTTAACCTAGATGGTAGCAGTGCATAAACAAACGGGCAGATCCTAATCATCCTATGTATAGAATTAGAAGATATTTCCACGGATAatgcagctggtgatatcctggggTAAAGGATATTCATCATTACATTCTTCTTTGCAGCGCCCTTGCGAGACGACCGCTCCTGTATTCAACTACATCTGGGAGATCTCCAAAAGGGAGGTTCATCGCAGCCGCATTTCGCATTTGTTCAGAAAAGTAGTACATATATCTGGTAGACAGATGCCAACCTCTGCTAAGCTTCTTGCCTTTGACTTCTGATTCTTTGATCCGATTTTCAAGGAAGGCGATACGATTTTCCTGGCGCTTTGTTTTTGCATAGTTTATGTCTCTGACAACCGTGTTGGTCATAGTCTCTATGTATCTGACTGCTTTGATAGCAGCGCTATCTTCGGCAGTGACCTCGTCCATGCAATACTCTCCAGGCACGGACACGTCAACAATTGAGCCTCCAGGATCCAGACCAGAAGTGTTGAAGTTAACGGTAACGCGAACTTTACTATCCTCATGGACAGCATACTCATACTGGGGTGGGCCTAGGCCAAGGTTTGCAAGGAGCATCTCAAGTATCACCTTGTGTGGAATTTTGAACACCCTTGTGGCATCCTGCAGTACGACAGGATGTGAATTATCAACGGACGAATAGCAGAACACTATTATATGTATAGGAATGATTTTAAGAATATCAAGGCGAGCAATAAATGGTTTGATTTACTCAATCAAGAAAACTATATAGCACTTAATCAGCCAAGAAGGCAAGGACAGAGCAGGTGCACCGAACTGTGTGTAACCTTTCAATGGTAGCATACCTAACTATAATCTAACAGTTCTGAACCATCAAAATTGATGGATGTTTGTTTAATCAAACTGCCTATCCACACAAATCCAATTTCTTATTTCAGTTTCTTTTTCGTTTAACCCAACCTGTGTCCAGGGTACATATCGTCGTCTATATATCTATCAAAGAGAAAGCGTCTTGCCCCTACCAT
Coding sequences:
- the LOC119347115 gene encoding uncharacterized protein LOC119347115, whose product is MPPALVSVILPLAAPPPPAIEPLVCACTSPLLPRLLCEGFYVWPQDHGSSSSASSTNNNLRALAQDATRVFKIPHKVILEMLLANLGLGPPQYEYAVHEDSKVRVTVNFNTSGLDPGGSIVDVSVPGEYCMDEVTAEDSAAIKAVRYIETMTNTVVRDINYAKTKRQENRIAFLENRIKESEVKGKKLSRGWHLSTRYMYYFSEQMRNAAAMNLPFGDLPDVVEYRSGRLARALQRRM